In the genome of Bradyrhizobium sp. CIAT3101, one region contains:
- a CDS encoding nucleotide disphospho-sugar-binding domain-containing protein, whose translation MAASPTPLHLKTRDRTCSARQPNQTMNAARATSRMRLTIFGMLVLANSKGAIFVTMRTGLPRCFSVGGVSYRCNRTRVRPDRRTDVHRRRNATMNCRRNQFGAAWKFCRNDHPSTLPLLIDRPRPMLDNQRTYSMKILIASTPATGHLNPLLAIARILVAENHEIAFLTGTAFRARIEASGAQFFPLPEGADFDLRDILSVVPELKSLPPGPDWLRTACERIFVDSIPAQNQGLYEALEHFQADIIIGDDMLFGIFPMLLGPREMRPPVVLCGTSFLHWERDDGAPNFLGLPPASTEEQRQQYAVIAGEYDADVDQPVLRNLNRVLKSFGVGPLSKPMFHSVIEFADAYMQLSVPSFEFPRPFPSNVHFVGTPPIIPRQAPLPSWAQELDGSRKVVLVTQGTVANHNLGLLIAPTLIGLANEPDVLVVATTGGRPVEAIPAPVSSNARLATYLPFEWLLPRVDVLVSNGGYGSVNQAMSFGIPLVTAGMTEDKADVNARVAWSGVGINLATNEPTPDAIREAVRTVLDRPAYRMRASRMADEFADIDTRSEILRIISRLVDDREASRRIGTLEPGRGRRVAR comes from the coding sequence ATGGCCGCCAGCCCCACACCGCTCCATCTCAAGACGCGCGACCGGACCTGCAGTGCACGCCAACCGAACCAGACCATGAATGCCGCAAGAGCCACCAGTAGAATGAGACTGACAATATTCGGCATGCTCGTCCTCGCGAACTCGAAAGGAGCGATTTTCGTAACTATGAGGACGGGACTACCGCGCTGTTTCAGCGTTGGCGGCGTGAGTTACCGTTGTAACAGGACCAGGGTTCGCCCCGATCGGCGTACCGATGTCCATCGCCGCCGCAACGCCACGATGAATTGCCGCCGTAACCAATTTGGCGCAGCGTGGAAGTTCTGCCGTAACGACCATCCCAGCACTCTCCCTCTGCTCATCGACCGCCCACGGCCGATGCTCGACAATCAGAGGACCTATTCCATGAAGATTCTCATCGCTTCGACACCTGCGACGGGCCATCTCAACCCGCTGCTCGCCATTGCGCGCATTCTCGTCGCCGAGAACCACGAGATTGCCTTCCTGACAGGGACCGCATTTCGAGCTCGCATCGAAGCCAGCGGCGCGCAGTTCTTCCCGCTTCCGGAGGGCGCGGATTTCGATCTGCGCGATATTCTCTCGGTGGTCCCCGAGCTGAAGAGCCTTCCTCCGGGGCCCGACTGGCTACGTACCGCCTGCGAGCGCATCTTCGTCGACTCCATCCCGGCACAAAACCAGGGCCTGTACGAGGCGTTGGAACACTTTCAGGCCGACATCATCATCGGCGACGACATGCTGTTCGGCATCTTTCCGATGCTGCTCGGACCGCGCGAGATGCGGCCGCCAGTTGTACTGTGCGGAACGTCGTTTCTGCACTGGGAGCGCGATGACGGCGCGCCAAACTTTCTCGGCCTGCCGCCTGCGTCCACGGAAGAGCAGCGCCAGCAATATGCGGTCATCGCGGGTGAGTATGATGCTGATGTCGACCAGCCGGTCCTGCGCAACCTGAATAGGGTGCTGAAGAGCTTCGGCGTCGGTCCGCTGTCGAAGCCGATGTTCCATTCAGTCATCGAGTTCGCCGACGCCTATATGCAATTGTCTGTGCCAAGCTTCGAATTCCCCAGGCCGTTTCCATCCAATGTGCACTTCGTCGGAACGCCGCCGATCATTCCGCGCCAGGCGCCCCTGCCGTCGTGGGCGCAAGAGCTCGATGGGTCGCGGAAGGTCGTGCTGGTGACGCAGGGCACCGTGGCCAACCACAATCTGGGGCTACTGATAGCACCGACGCTTATCGGGCTTGCCAACGAGCCGGACGTGCTGGTGGTGGCGACGACCGGCGGTCGCCCGGTCGAAGCGATCCCCGCACCCGTCTCGTCAAACGCAAGACTTGCCACCTATCTACCGTTCGAATGGCTGCTGCCTCGCGTCGACGTGCTGGTCAGCAATGGCGGCTATGGCAGTGTCAACCAGGCCATGAGCTTCGGAATTCCGCTGGTCACGGCGGGCATGACCGAAGACAAGGCCGACGTCAACGCACGCGTCGCATGGTCCGGCGTCGGCATCAATCTCGCGACCAACGAGCCAACGCCGGACGCGATCCGAGAGGCGGTGCGCACCGTGCTCGACCGCCCTGCCTACCGCATGCGTGCCTCGCGAATGGCCGACGAATTTGCCGACATCGACACGCGATCCGAGATTCTCCGGATCATCAGCCGTCTCGTGGACGATCGCGAAGCGTCGCGGCGGATCGGCACGCTCGAACCCGGCCGCGGCCGCCGCGTCGCCCGGTAA